Proteins from a genomic interval of Trifolium pratense cultivar HEN17-A07 linkage group LG6, ARS_RC_1.1, whole genome shotgun sequence:
- the LOC123890410 gene encoding ABC transporter G family member 39-like, with product MASVLAGDEVAISTSSRRSWTSTSFRDVWTATAAAIPDVFERSDRHTQEDDEYHLTWAAIERLPTFERMRKGVMKHVAENGKVVHDEVDVAKLGLHDKKILLDSILKIVEEDNEKFLRKLRDRQDRVGIEIPKIEVRYENLSVEGDVYVGSRALPTLLNVTINTLESVLGLFHLAPSKKREIQILKHVSGIVKPSRMTLLLGPPGSGKTTLLLALAGKLDHNLRASGKITYCGHELNEFVATKTCAYISQHDIHYGEITVRETLDFSSRCLGVGTRYELLMELSRRERDAGIKPDPEIDAFMKAIALSGQKSSFVTDYVLKMLGLDICADIMVGDEMRRGISGGQKKRVTTGEMLVGPAKALFMDEISTGLDSSTTFQICKFMRQMVHIMDVTVVISLLQPAPETFELFDDIILLSEGQIVYQGPRENVLEFFEYTGFKCPDRKGVADFLQEVTSKKDQQQYWFRKDEPYRYVSVSEFVDYFNSFHIGEEIADELKVPYNKSQTHPAALVKEKYGISNWELFKACFSKEWLLMKRNAFIYVFKTTQITIMSIITFTVFFRTKMSVGTVQDGQKFHGALFFTLINVMFNGMAELSMTVTRLPVFYKQRDFKFYPAWAFALPIWILRIPLSFLESLIWIVLTYFTIGFAPSASRFFRQFLALFGIHQMALSLFRFVAAIGRSLVIANSLGTLTLLVVFTLGGFIIAKDDIKPWMIWGYYISPIMYGQNAIAITEFLDKRWNIPNTDTRFDAPTIGKVLLKSRGLYTEDYWYWICLGALAGFSLLFNLLFILALTYLNPLVDSKAVTADEDDKKNGNPSSRHLPIEGTNISMRNSSEFTSPSNHEPRRGMVLPFQPLSMAFNHISYFVDMPAEMKSQGINKDRLQLLQNVSGAFRPGILTALVGVSGAGKTTLMDVLAGRKTGGYIEGNISISGYQKNQATFARISGYCEQNDIHSPHVTVYESLLFSAWLRLPSDVKTQTLKMFVEEVMELVELKPLRDALVGLPGVDGLSTEQRKRLTIAVELVANPSIIFMDEPTSGLDARAAAIVMRTVRNTVDTGRTVVCTIHQPSIDIFEAFDELFLMKRGGQVIYAGPLGRHSHKLVEYFEAIPGVQKIKDGYNPATWMLEISSTSVEAQLNVDFAEIYANSTLYQRNQELIKELSTPAPDSKDLYFPTKYSQSFFVQCKANFWKQHLSYWRHSQYNAVRFFMTIVIGVLFGLIFWKQAKNTKTQQGLLNLLGAMYSSVLFLGATNCMSVQPVVAIARTVFYRERAAGMYSALPYAFGQVAVETIYNAIQTAIYSLILYSMMGFEWKATNFLWFYYYILMSFIYFTLYGMMLVALTPGHHVAGICMSFFLSFWNLFSGFIIPRTQIPIWWRWYYWASPVAWTLYGLITSQLGDKKTEIVIPGDGSMELKEFLKHNWGYDHDFLPEVAVAHIGWVLLFAFVFAFGIKFLNFQKR from the exons ATGGCATCGGTATTGGCGGGGGATGAGGTGGCCATATCAACAAGCAGTCGTCGGAGTTGGACATCAACCAGTTTTAGAGACGTCTGGACGGCGACAGCTGCGGCCATTCCCGATGTATTCGAGCGGAGTGATCGGCACACACAAGAAGATGATGAGTACCACCTTACTTGGGCAGCCATTGAACGGTTGCCTACTTTTGAGCGTATGAGAAAAGGTGTAATGAAACATGTTGCTGAAAATGGAAAAGTTGTGCATGATGAAGTTGATGTTGCTAAACTTGGTTTACATGATAAAAAGATTTTGTTGGATAGTATACTTAAGATTGTCGAAGAAGACAATGAGAAGTTTCTTAGAAAACTTAGAGACAGACAAGACAG GGTAGGGATTGAGATTCCAAAAATTGAAGTTCGTTATGAGAATTTATCTGTGGAGGGAGATGTGTATGTTGGAAGCAGAGCACTTCCAACACTGCTTAATGTTACCATCAATACTTTGGAG AGTGTTTTGGGATTGTTTCATCTTGCACCATCCAAGAAGAGAGAGATTCAAATTCTCAAACATGTTAGTGGAATTGTGAAACCATCAAG GATGACACTGCTTCTAGGTCCTCCAGGTTCCGGAAAAACAACATTGCTTTTAGCTTTAGCAGGAAAACTTGATCATAATTTAAGG GCTTCTGGGAAAATCACTTATTGTGGTCATGAGCTAAATGAATTTGTTGCTACGAAAACTTGTGCTTATATTAGTCAACATGACATTCATTATGGAGAAATTACAGTGAGAGAGACTTTGGATTTTTCATCGCGTTGTCTAGGTGTTGGTACTAGGTATGAATTGTTGATGGAACTCTCAAGAAGGGAGAGAGATGCAGGAATTAAACCAGATCCTGAGATTGATGCTTTCATGAAGGCTATAGCATTATCAGGCCAAAAAAGCAGTTTTGTAACTGATTATGTTCTCAAG ATGCTTGGATTGGATATTTGTGCTGACATTATGGTTGGCGACGAAATGAGAAGGGGAATCTCAGGAGGACAAAAGAAGCGAGTAACGACAG GGGAGATGCTGGTAGGACCAGCAAAAGCACTTTTCATGGATGAAATATCCACAGGATTGGATAGTTCAACCACTTTTCAAATATGCAAGTTCATGAGACAAATGGTTCATATAATGGATGTAACCGTCGTCATTTCACTTTTACAGCCAGCACCAGAGACATTTGAACTCTTTGACGACATTATTCTACTTTCAGAAGGACAAATTGTATACCAAGGACCACGCGAAAACGTGCTAGAGTTCTTCGAATACACAGGTTTTAAATGTCCAGATAGAAAAGGTGTTGCTGATTTTTTACAAGAAGTAACATCCAAGAAAGATCAACAACAATACTGGTTTAGAAAAGATGAACCTTATAGATATGTTTCAGTTTCTGAATTTGTTGATTACTTTAATTCATTTCATATCGGAGAGGAAATTGCGGACGAGCTTAAGGTTCCTTATAATAAGAGTCAAACTCATCCAGCTGCATTAGTGAAAGAAAAGTATGGTATATCAAATTGGGAACTATTTAAGGCATGCTTTTCAAAAGAATGGCTTCTTATGAAGAGGAATGCTTTTATTTATGTATTCAAAACAACACAGATAACAATCATGTCTATTATTACTTTTACTGTGTTCTTTAGAACAAAAATGTCGGTTGGTACCGTTCAAGATGGACAAAAATTCCATGGAGCATTATTCTTTACACTGATAAATGTGATGTTTAATGGGATGGCAGAACTATCCATGACAGTTACTAGGCTTCCTGTTTTCTACAAACAAAGGGATTTCAAGTTTTATCCTGCATGGGCGTTCGCGTTACCGATATGGATTCTTAGGATCCCTCTTTCCTTTTTGGAATCATTGATATGGATTGTTCTTACATATTTTACCATTGGTTTTGCTCCTTCTGCTAGCAG ATTTTTTCGACAATTCTTGGCATTATTTGGCATTCATCAGATGGCTCTTTCTTTATTTCGGTTCGTCGCTGCAATTGGTAGATCACTAGTTATTGCTAATTCATTAGGTACCTTGACCTTGCTAGTGGTATTTACGCTAGGAGGTTTCATTATTGCCAAAG ACGACATCAAGCCATGGATGATATGGGGCTACTATATATCTCCTATAATGTATGGCCAGAATGCCATAGCAATTACTGAATTTTTAGACAAAAGATGGAATATA CCAAATACAGATACAAGATTTGATGCACCAACAATAGGAAAAGTACTTCTGAAATCGAGAGGCTTGTATACAGAAGATTATTGGTATTGGATCTGCCTTGGAGCCTTGGCTGgattttctcttctcttcaaCCTTCTCTTCATTCTTGCACTAACTTACTTGAATC ctTTAGTTGATTCAAAAGCAGTCACTGCGGATGAAGATGACAAGAAGAATGGAAATCCATCCTCTAGACACCTTCCTATTGAAG GTACCAACATATCAATGAGAAATTCTTCAGAATTTACTAGTCCATCGAACCATGAACCGAGAAGAGGAATGGTTCTACCGTTTCAACCTCTTTCAATGGCATTCAATCATATTAGCTACTTTGTAGACATGCCAGCA GAAATGAAGAGTCAAGGAATCAACAAGGATAGACTTCAACTGCTACAAAATGTTAGTGGTGCTTTTAGACCAGGCATATTAACAGCACTTGTAGGTGTTAGTGGTGCTGGAAAGACAACACTCATGGATGTATTAGCTGGAAGAAAAACAGGTGGATACATCGAAGGAAATATCAGCATATCAGGTTATCAAAAGAACCAAGCAACATTTGCTCGAATAAGTGGTTACTGCGAACAGAACGACATTCATTCTCCGCATGTTACTGTCTATGAATCACTATTGTTTTCAGCATGGCTTCGTCTTCCTTCAGATGTAAAGACGCAAACTCTAAAG ATGTTTGTTGAAGAAGTTATGGAGTTGGTCGAGCTTAAACCACTTAGAGATGCTCTTGTCGGCCTTCCAGGTGTGGATGGTTTATCAACAGAACAAAGGAAAAGGCTTACGATCGCTGTGGAACTGGTTGCCAAcccttcaatcatcttcatgGATGAACCAACTTCTGGCCTTGATGCTAGAGCTGCGGCTATTGTTATGCGAACCGTGAGAAACACAGTAGATACGGGGAGAACTGTTGTTTGCACAATTCATCAACCAAGCATAGACATTTTTGAAGCTTTTGATGAG CTATTCTTGATGAAAAGAGGAGGACAGGTTATCTATGCCGGACCTCTCGGTCGCCACTCACATAAGCTTGTAGAATATTTTGAA GCTATCCCGGGAGTTCAAAAAATCAAGGATGGTTATAATCCGGCCACATGGATGCTTGAAATCAGCTCTACTTCAGTTGAGGCTCAATTAAATGTCGATTTTGCAGAGATTTATGCCAACTCTACCCTTTACCA GAGGAATCAAGAACTTATTAAGGAGCTGAGTACTCCAGCACCGGATTCTAAGGACTTGTACTTCCCAACCAAATATTCGCAATCATTTTTTGTTCAATGCAAAGCTAACTTCTGGAAACAACATCTGTCCTATTGGAGACATTCTCAATATAATGCCGTCCGATTCTTCATGACCATAGTCATTGGAGTATTGTTTGGTCTAATATTTTGGAAGCAAGCAAAAAATAC CAAAACACAACAAGGTTTACTGAATCTTTTGGGAGCCATGTACTCCTCGGTGCTCTTTCTCGGTGCAACAAATTGTATGTCTGTGCAACCAGTTGTTGCCATTGCAAGAACGGTCTTCTATCGAGAAAGAGCAGCAGGGATGTATTCTGCATTACCCTATGCATTTGGTCAG GTGGCAGTTGAGACAATATATAATGCAATTCAAACAGCCATTTACTCACTAATCCTTTATTCCATGATGGGATTTGAATGGAAGGCAACAAACTTCTTATGGTTCTATTACTACATACTAATGAGTTTTATATACTTCACATTGTATGGAATGATGCTTGTTGCGCTAACACCAGGTCACCATGTTGCTGGCATTTGTATGTCCTTTTTTCTGAGTTTTTGGAACTTGTTCTCCGGCTTCATCATTCCTAGGACG CAAATTCCTATATGGTGGAGATGGTACTATTGGGCTTCACCTGTTGCATGGACATTATATGGCCTAATAACCTCACAactaggggacaagaaaacagAAATAGTGATACCAGGAGATGGAAGCATGGAACTTAAGGAATTCTTGAAACATAATTGGGGTTATGATCATGATTTCCTTCCAGAAGTTGCTGTTGCTCATATAGGATGGGTTCTTCTCTTTGCATTTGTGTTTGCTTTTGGCATCAAATTCTTGAACTTCCAGAAAAGATAG
- the LOC123890411 gene encoding ABC transporter G family member 39-like, giving the protein MTLLLGPPGSGKTTLLKTLAESLDRNLRIRGRITYCGHELNEFVARRTCAYIGEHDLHYGEMTVRETLDFSGRCLGVGTRYQMLEELLRREIGAGIKPDPEIDAFMKATSLSGQKASLITDYVLKLLGLDICADTKIGDDMTRGISGGQKKRVTTGEMLAGPAKTLFMDEISTGLDSSTTFQITKFMRQMVHILDVTMVISLLQPAPETFELFDDIILLSEGQIVYQGPRENVLEFFETIGFKCPSRKGVADFLQEVTSKKDQQQYWFRNDKPYRYVSVSEFVDCFNSFHIGEKLVEELKVPYDKRKTHPAALVKEKFGISNWELLKACLSREWLLMKRGNAVFVFRNIQLAMMAIFLATLFPRTIMPFGSVEDGQKYFGALFFTMSTMMFHGGAEQSLLVDRLPVFYKQRDFMFFPAWAFGLPMWLLRIPFSFIEPIIWILPTYYTIGFAPSASRLFRHYLVCVSINNMSLGLFRLVGAIGRTQVLSNILAGLTYQLVFVLGGFIVAKNDIKPWMLWGYYVSPMSYGQNAIVINEFLDERWSKPITDPIDNATTVGKLLLKARGFYTQDYWYWICIGALFGFSLLFNSLFILAITYLNPIDGSNAFVEDEGDAKNENLTLIQNTNKGSAESSSLNEERRKGMVLPFQPLSLAFNHLNYCVDMPVEMKSKGINEDRLQLLHDVSGAFRPGILTALMGVSGAGKTTLMDVLAGRKTGGYIEGSINISGYPKNQTTFARVSGYCEQNDIHSPYVTVYESLLFSAWLRLPSDIDTKTRKRFVEQVMELVELTPIKDALVGFPRVNGLSTEQRKRLTIAVELVSNPSIIFMDEPTSGLDARAAAIVMRTVRNTVDTGRTVVCTIHQPSIDIFEAFDELLLMKRGGQIIYAGPLGHQSHKLIEYFEAIEGVPKINVGYNPAAWMLEISSASTEAQLGVDFAEIYANSTLYRRNQELIEEISTPTPGSTDLFFPTKYSQPFFVQFKACFWKQYWSYWRNPPYNCARFIFTISIGLLFGLIFWDKGQHFQKQQDLFNLMGAMFAVVMILGTINIMGVQPVVDMERIVLYREKAARMYSELAYAFGQVAIEIIYNLIQAAIYTTLIYSMIGFEWNAARFFLLYYFLSMCLIFLTLYGMMSVALTPSYQLASIFSPVFTSIWNLFSGFVIPRTQIPKWWRWFYWASPNAWAIYGIVTSQLGDKNDQIEVPGVGYMSVKEFLKQTYGFEYDFLPWVAIAHVGWVLLFLFFFAYAMKFLNFQKR; this is encoded by the exons atGACCCTACTTTTGGGTCCTCCAGGTTCAGGGAAAACTACATTGCTTAAGACACTTGCAGAGTCTCTTGATCGGAATTTAAGG ATTAGAGGAAGAATTACTTATTGTGGACATGAACTAAATGAATTTGTTGCTAGAAGAACATGTGCTTATATTGGTGAACATGACCTTCATTATGGAGAAATGACTGTGAGAGAGACATTAGATTTTTCAGGACGTTGTTTAGGTGTTGGAACAAGGTATCAAATGTTAGAGGAACTTTTAAGAAGGGAAATAGGAGCAGGAATTAAGCCAGACCCTGAGATTGATGCATTCATGAAGGCTACATCACTATCAGGCCAAAAAGCCAGTTTGATAACAGATTATGTTCTCAAG TTGCTTGGATTGGATATTTGTGCTGACACCAAAATTGGTGATGACATGACAAGGGGTATCTCTGGAGGACAAAAGAAGCGAGTCACAACAG GGGAGATGCTAGCTGGACCGGCAAAAACACTTTTCATGGATGAAATATCAACAGGATTAGATAGTTCAACAACTTTTCAAATAACCAAGTTCATGAGACAAATGGTTCACATATTAGATGTAACAATGGTGATTTCTCTTCTACAACCAGCACCAGAGACATTTGAACTCTTTGATGACATTATACTACTTTCAGAAGGTCAAATTGTATACCAAGGACCGCGTGAAAACGTGTTAGAGTTTTTCGAAACCATCGGTTTCAAATGTCCTTCAAGAAAAGGAGTAGCAGATTTTTTACAAGAAGTGACATCGAAAAAAGACCAACAACAATATTGGTTCAGAAACGATAAACCTTACAGATATGTTTCAGTTTCTGAATTTGTTGATTGTTTTAATTCATTTCATATCGGAGAGAAACTTGTGGAAGAACTTAAGGTTCCTTATGATAAAAGAAAAACTCACCCAGCTGCATTAGTGAAAGAAAAGTTTGGAATATCAAATTGGGAACTATTGAAGGCATGTTTATCAAGAGAATGGTTACTTATGAAACGCGGAAATGCTGTTTTTGTATTCAGAAATATACAATTAGCAATGATGGCGATTTTCCTAGCTACCTTGTTCCCTAGAACTATCATGCCTTTTGGAAGTGTTGAAGATGGACAAAAATACTTTGGAGCATTGTTTTTTACTATGTCGACTATGATGTTTCATGGTGGAGCTGAACAATCCTTGCTTGTTGACAGGCTTCCTGTCTTTTACAAACAAAGGGATTTCATGTTCTTTCCTGCATGGGCATTTGGGTTACCTATGTGGCTTCTTAGGATCCCCTTCTCATTTATTGAACCAATCATTTGGATTCTACCTACATACTATACAATTGGATTTGCTCCATCAGCTAGCAG ATTATTTCGACATTATCTCGTATGTGTTAGCATTAACAACATGTCTCTTGGTCTATTTCGACTTGTTGGTGCTATTGGTAGAACACAAGTTCTTTCAAACATACTTGCTGGTTTGACCTATCAACTTGTATTTGTTCTTGGAGGATTCATCGTCGCTAAAA ATGATATTAAGCCATGGATGTTATGGGGCTATTATGTTTCTCCTATGTCATATGGTCAAAATGCCATTGTAATAAATGAATTTTTAGATGAAAGATGGAGCAAA CCAATTACAGACCCTATAGATAATGCAACTACTGTTGGGAAATTACTTCTTAAAGCTAGAGGATTTTATACACAAGACTATTGGTATTGGATATGCATTGGAGCCTTGTTTggattttctcttcttttcaaCTCTCTCTTCATTCTCGCAATAACTTATTTGAATC CTATAGATGGTTCAAATGCATTCGTCGAGGATGAAGGTGACGCGAAGAATGAGAATTTAACCCTTATACAAAATACAAATAAAGGTTCTGCAGAAAGTAGTTCTTTAAATGAAGAACGAAGAAAGGGAATGGTTTTACCGTTTCAACCTCTTTCACTTGCATTCAATCATCTGAACTACTGTGTAGATATGCCTGTT GAAATGAAGAGTAAGGGAATCAATGAAGATAGACTTCAACTACTACATGATGTTAGTGGTGCTTTCAGACCTGGAATATTGACAGCACTTATGGGTGTTAGTGGTGCCGGAAAGACAACCCTCATGGATGTATTAGCCGGAAGAAAAACAGGCGGATACATTGAAGGAAGTATTAACATTTCTGGTTatccaaaaaatcaaacaacattTGCTCGAGTTAGTGGTTATTGTGAGCAAAATGACATTCATTCTCCCTATGTTACTGTCTATGAATCTTTACTATTTTCTGCATGGCTTCGTCTTCCTTCAGACATTGACACAAAAACAAGAAAG AGGTTTGTTGAACAAGTCATGGAATTAGTTGAGCTTACACCAATCAAAGATGCACTTGTAGGCTTTCCAAGAGTGAATGGTTTATCAacagaacaaagaaaaaggCTTACTATTGCTGTGGAATTGGTTTCTAACCCTTCCATCATCTTCATGGATGAACCAACATCAGGCCTTGATGCTAGAGCCGCTGCTATCGTCATGCGAACTGTTAGAAACACAGTAGACACAGGGAGAACTGTTGTGTGCACAATTCACCAACCAAGCATTGACATTTTTGAAGCTTTTGATGAG CTATTGTTGATGAAAAGGGGAGGACAAATTATTTATGCAGGACCTCTTGGTCATCAATCACATAAGCTTATAGAATATTTTGAA GCTATTGAGGGGGTTCCAAAAATCAATGTCGGATATAATCCTGCCGCATGGATGCTTGAGATCAGTAGTGCTTCAACTGAGGCCCAACTTGGTGTAGATTTTGCAGAGATTTATGCCAATTCTACACTTTACCG AAGGAACCAAGAGCTTATCGAAGAAATCAGTACTCCTACACCAGGTTCCACGGACTTATTCTTCCCAACCAAATATTCTCAACCATTTTTTGTGCAGTTCAAAGCTTGTTTCTGGAAACAATATTGGTCGTATTGGAGAAATCCTCCATATAATTGTGCTCGATTCATTTTCACAATATCAATCGGATTATTGTTCGGACTCATTTTTTGGGATAAAGGCCAACATTT CCAAAAACaacaagatttatttaatcTTATGGGAGCTATGTTTGCTGTTGTAATGATCCTCGGAACCATTAATATTATGGGAGTGCAACCAGTTGTTGACATGGAACGAATTGTCTTATATCGCGAAAAAGCTGCAAGAATGTATTCTGAATTGGCTTATGCATTTGGTCAG GTGGCAATAGAGATAATTTACAACTTAATTCAAGCAGCCATATACACTACTCTTATTTATTCCATGATTGGGTTTGAATGGAATGCAGCAAGATTCTTCCTTTTGTACTATTTTTTGTCAATGTGTTTAATCTTCCTCACCTTGTATGGGATGATGTCAGTTGCTTTAACCCCAAGTTACCAACTTGCTTCTATTTTTAGTCCTGTCTTCACCAGTATATGGAACTTGTTTTCTGGCTTTGTCATTCCTAGGACG CAAATTCCTAAATGGTGGAGATGGTTCTATTGGGCTTCTCCCAATGCTTGGGCAATCTATGGCATAGTTACATCTCAATTAGGTGACAAAAATGATCAAATTGAAGTCCCAGGAGTTGGATACATGAGTGTTAAGGAATTTCTCAAACAAACTTATGGTTTTGAATATGACTTTTTACCTTGGGTTGCTATTGCTCATGTGGGTTGGGttcttcttttcttgttttttttcgCATATGCCATGAAATTCCTAAACTTTCAAAAAAGATAG